One genomic region from Daphnia magna isolate NIES linkage group LG10, ASM2063170v1.1, whole genome shotgun sequence encodes:
- the LOC123476851 gene encoding uncharacterized protein LOC123476851, whose translation MADRASGGTLPACPTCGNPPVPKKKKKRSQGNKDRKNKYNREKRALKRKIAREAKEQQVDGSVPDGWQSRVVRISEEPSVSSTSSNISLPSAVVTNPDEWQSRIVRVIEKPSIPAPDLNANVSLDPKRVRTRYHQTIQPWGTKEWKSAEEIEAWKATQTTTVGAPAEAAQVTAEEEVELDLGGPEFTELDIQPPPPLIRPDPSTFLYERYIQNAEAEQRHRENRFDETRRRNRERRNGARSERQNLVCPQPRDSAGRFIRGRVDRGGREVARKSAGLNKSHRSRPY comes from the exons ATGGCGGATCG AGCAAGCGGAGGAACCTTGCCTGCCTGCCCCACATGTGGCAACCCCCCGgtaccaaagaaaaagaagaagaggagccAGGGAAATAAAGATCGAAAGAACAAATACAACCGGGAGAAGAGAGcgttaaagagaaaaatcgcGAGAGAGGCGAAGGAGCAACAGGTGGATGGATCTGTTCCGGATGGATGGCAGTCTCGTGTAGTGCGTATATCGGAAGAGCCATCTGTATCATCTACTAGTTCCAATATTAGTCTTCCATCGGCAGTGGTAACTAATCCGGATGAGTGGCAGTCCCGCATAGTTCGCGTTATTGAAAAACCTTCCATACCGGCGCCCGATTTGAATGCCAACGTCTCTTTGGATCCCAAACGCGTGCGGACTCGCTACCACCAAACTATCCAACCGTGGGGAACTAAAGAATGGAAGTCGGCGGAGGAAATTGAGGCCTGGAAAGCCACTCAGACTACTACCGTAGGTGCTCCAGCAGAGGCGGCCCAAGTAACAGCAGAAGAAGAGGTGGAACTTGATCTGGGGGGTCCGGAATTTACTGAATTGGACATtcaaccaccaccaccacttATTCGACCAGACCCATCGACTTTCTTGTACGAGCGGTATATCCAGAACGCCGAGGCAGAGCAACGCCATCGAGAGAATAGGTTCGACGAGACACGGAGAAGAAATAGAGAGCGGAGGAACGGAGCAAGATCTGAGCGTCAGAATTTAGTGTGTCCGCAACCACGAGACTCAGCTGGGCGTTTCATTCGAGGACGCGTAGATCGTGGAGGTAGAGAAGTGGCTCGCAAATCTGCCGGACTTAATAAGTCGCACCGTTCTCGGCCGTATTGA
- the LOC123476931 gene encoding uncharacterized protein LOC123476931: MKVFRNWMTTSLSTPEARNLRDSFIPSFPNSGFDLVCPQVDSTSFSLRFKDIKTPEMSKAEATERSLKAEQYKILDVARPLLFLREKIAESADLKDSPLAEAADTALRLWGHTFHNVTTNRRENLLKVSDPKFLSLLKEPHRFKPRKCASLFGRHFIKNMVKEATDDQTLRSISSSHGSSSRPRAGSSGYRGSSRSHHGGNFGQGGYSNGYNGGSSGTFNRSRGNHSIRSAIQMETGVQRLEAQDVHLFPAVGTVGTGSGFICIPLEPASGAVYELETPAGIGGVGRFHSELEESERIRVSPVQSDPPMLDQDQEGQSGRADGNPSVAVPAVVANDFGAVLSAGPHFETERGPVAGRDGHQPPTPSARVPPVGRMDLIRRRYENRGLSEGVVQLLLASNRETTSATYKSAWNVWFHWCSKRSENPLSPTLNLILKFLSDLFEEGKAYRSINVYRSMLSGTLENIEGWDVEEEDLAVTNRKGEELAYSFGSAALRRFPEP, from the exons ATGAAAGTCTTCAGGAACTGGATGACAACCTCTTTAAGCACGCCGGAAGCCAGAAATCTTCGTGATAGTTTCATTCCGAGTTTCCCTAACTCTGGTTTTGATTTAGTTTGTCCCCAGGTAGACTCGACTTCTTTTTCGCTCCGCTTCAAAGACATTAAAACTCCAGAGATGTCCAAGGCGGAGGCTACGGAAAGGTCCCTGAAAGCTGAACAGTACAAAATTTTGGATGTAGCGCGTCCGCTTTTATTCCTGAGAGAAAAAATTGCGGAATCCGCAGATTTGAAAGATTCTCCATTGGCAGAAGCAGCGGATACGGCCCTGCGTCTCTGGGGCCACACGTTTCACAATGTGACTACCAACCGACGGGAAAACTTGCTGAAAGTTTCGGATCCGAAATTTCTCTCCTTGTTGAAGGAGCCCCACCGTTTCAAGCCGCGGAAGTGCGCTTCGCTTTTTGGTCGACACTTCATCAAGAACATGGTGAAGGAGGCAACAGACGACCAAACTCTTAGAAGCATTAGTAGCAGCCATGGCTCGTCATCAAGGCCTAGAGCGGGCAGCAGCGGTTATCGTGGCTCCTCAAGATCTCATCATGGAGGAAATTTCGGTCAAGGAGGCTATAGCAACGGCTATAACGGCGGATCATCCGGCACCTTTAACAGGAGCAGAGGAAACCACTCAATCAG ATCTGCAATCCAGATGGAAACGGGAGTCCAGCGACTGGAAGCTCAAGACGTCCATCTTTTCCCAGCTGTCGGAACTGTGGGCACCGGAAGTGGATTTATTTGCATCCCATTGGAACCGGCAAGTGGCGCGGTTTATGAGCTGGAAACCCCAGCCGGAATCGGTGGCGTTGGACGCTTTCACTCAGAATTGGAAGAATCTGAAAGGATACGCGTTTCCCCCGTTCAATCTGATCCACCGATGCTTGATCAAGATCAGGAGGGACAGAGCGGACGTGCTGATGGTAACCCCAGTGTGGCCGTCCCAGCCGTGGTGGCCAACGATTTTGGAGCTGTCCTGTCGGCCGGCCCGCATTTTGAAACCGAGCGAGGACCTGTTGCTGGACGCGACGGGCACCAGCCACCCACTCCTAGTGCGAGGGTCCCTCCTGTTGGCCGCATGGACCTTATCAGGCGACGATATGAAAACCGAGGCCTTTCGGAAGGAGTGGTGCAATTACTCCTGGCCAGCAATCGCGAAACCACATCAGCTACTTACAAAAGTGCCTGGAACGTTTGGTTCCATTGGTGCTCTAAGAGGAGTGAAAATCCCTTGTCTCCTACTctaaatttgattttgaaatttttatcGGATCTTTTCGAAGAAGGTAAAGCGTACAGGTCAATAAATGTGTATCGGTCAATGTTGTCCGGTACGCTGGAAAATATAGAGGGCTGGGATGTAG AGGAAGAGGATTTGGCAGTAACCAACAGAAAAGGTGAAGAGTTGGCCTACTCTTTCGGATCAGCGGCCCTGAGAAGATTTCCCGAGCCTTAA
- the LOC123476932 gene encoding uncharacterized protein LOC123476932 gives MAAKWLNSVDVDFGVQFPRLSMRAVHGFVRSLKVEPQDLLGLVAAYTSNFLSQHSGIVRTELEGKEVNVVIRDSNIPEKFVRIAGIPQNLDLGVVKTRLKEFGTIIDARWERYRVAEDDVLYPVLATWMIVRMTLTKNIPSYITIGSYRAPSGVLAMVKYEGQKPTCRLCDDETHFSYNCPTLRRNKEPIIVQKPSNKMTKKTETVPEKPVTLPLDVDPMVSKALLECGLQNDPPRQTPPAQMIIPETQPDDSEPMTISMEPVEPNLGEVDSMETDKTSDHLKVPTVPQSKRFKPTLTPQNSRPTLSTSQPKKPFK, from the exons atggctgccaagtggctcaatagtgtagatgtcgattttggggttcaattcccgagatTGAGTATGCGTGCGGTACATGGGTtcgtgcgtagtttgaaggttgagccacaggatctcttaggcctagttgct GCATAcacctcaaattttttgtcccaacacagtggtatcgtcaggacgGAATTGGAAGGGAAAGAAGTTAATGTAGTCATCAGGGACAGTAATATTCCGGAGAAATTTGTCagaattgcagggattccacagaatctagacttgggagtagtAAAGACACGTCTGAAGGAATTTGGAACCATAATTGATGCTCGTTGGGAacgctatcgggtggcagaggatgacgttttataccctgtccttGCCACTTGGATGATAGTACGAATGACGTTGACTAAGAATattccctcatacattacTATTGGCAGCTATCGTGCCCCTAGCGGAGTTTT GgccatggtaaagtatgagGGACAAAAACCTACTTGCAGACTGTGTGACGACGAAACCCATTTTAGCTACAACTGCCCAACTTTGAGACGTAATAAGGAACCTATCATTGTCCAAAAGCCCAGTAATAAAatgactaaaaagacagagacagTCCCGGAAAAACCCGTCACTCTACCCTTAGATGTAGACCCCATGGTTTCTAAGGCCCTTCTTGAGTGTGGATTACAAA ACGACCCACCACGACAGACTCCGCCCGCTCAAATGATAATCCCTGAAACACAACCTGATGACTCGGAACCTATGACAATTTCCATGGAACCAGTGGAACCCAATTTGGGGGAAGTTGATTCCATGGAAACTGACAAAACAAGTGACCACCTGAAAGTTCCCACTGTACCACAAAGCAAACGTTTCAAACCAACATTGACACCCCAGAATTCTAGACCAACCTTGTCCACTTCTCAACCCAAGAAACCATTTAAATGA
- the LOC123476934 gene encoding uncharacterized protein LOC123476934: MAAKWLNSVDVDFGVQFPRLSMRAVHGFVRSLKVEPQDLLGLVAAYTSNFLSQHSGIVRTELEGKEVNVVIRDSNIPEKFVRIAGIPQNLDLGVVKTRLKEFGTIIDARWERYRVAEDDVLYPVLATWMIVRMTLTKNIPSYITIGSYRAMVKYEGQKPTCRLCDDETHFSYNCPTLRRNKEPIIVQKPSNKMTKKTETVPEKPVTLPLDVDPMVSKALLECGLQNDPPRQTPPAQMIIPETQPDDSEPMTISMEPVEPNLGEVESMETDKTSDHLKVPTVPQSKRFKPTLTPQNSRPTLSTSQPKKPFK, encoded by the exons atggctgccaagtggctcaatagtgtagatgtcgattttggggttcaattcccgagatTGAGTATGCGTGCGGTACATGGGTtcgtgcgtagtttgaaggttgagccacaggatctcttaggcctagttgct GCATAcacctcaaattttttgtcccaacacagtggtatcgtcaggacgGAATTGGAAGGGAAAGAAGTTAATGTAGTCATCAGGGACAGTAATATTCCGGAGAAATTTGTCagaattgcagggattccacagaatctagacttgggagtagtAAAGACACGTCTGAAGGAATTTGGAACCATAATTGATGCTCGTTGGGAacgctatcgggtggcagaggatgacgttttataccctgtccttGCCACTTGGATGATAGTACGAATGACGTTGACTAAGAATattccctcatacattacTATTGGCAGCtatcgtgccatggtaaagtatgagGGACAAAAACCTACTTGCAGACTGTGTGACGACGAAACCCATTTTAGCTACAACTGCCCAACTTTGAGACGTAATAAGGAACCTATCATTGTCCAAAAGCCCAGTAATAAAatgactaaaaagacagagacagTCCCGGAAAAACCCGTCACTCTACCCTTAGATGTAGACCCCATGGTTTCTAAGGCCCTTCTTGAGTGTGGATTACAAA ACGACCCACCACGACAGACTCCGCCCGCTCAAATGATAATCCCTGAAACACAACCTGATGACTCGGAACCTATGACAATTTCCATGGAACCAGTGGAACCCAATTTGGGGGAAGTTGAGTCCATGGAAACTGACAAAACAAGTGACCACCTGAAAGTTCCCACTGTACCACAAAGCAAACGTTTCAAACCAACATTGACACCCCAGAATTCTAGACCAACCTTGTCCACTTCTCAACCCAAGAAACCATTTAAATGA